The window AGGGCCTGTGGCAGGTCCTGGACTACGCGACGGTGGCCGCGGTGCTCGCCGATCCGCTGACCTACTCCTCGGATCTCTCCTCCCTCGCCCCCACTCAGGAGGACTTCGAGGTCTTCCGGCAGGGCAACTTCGTCGGCATGGACCCGCCGCACCACCGAAGACTGCGCGCGCTGGTGAGCCAGGCGTTCACCCCGCGGGTCGTCCAGGGGCTGGCGCCGCGGATCGAGGCGCTGTGCGCGCGACTGCTGGACGCCGTCGCGGACCAGGACCGGTTCGACCTGGTCGACGCGTTGGCGTATCCGCTGCCCATCATCGTCATCGCGGAACTGCTCGGTGTGCCGGCCGACGAGCACCGGCTCTTCCAGGACTGGGCGAGCGTCCTGTTCAGCGGAGACCAGCTCGGCGAAGCACCCGACATGGCGGACCTGTCACGGGCGTTGGAGGCCATCGCCCCCACCGTCCGTGAGATGAACGGGTACATGCTGGAGCACATCCGTGCCCGCCGTGCGCGCCCGGGGGACGACCTCACCAGCAGGCTGATCGCCGCCGAGGTGGACGGCGTCCGCCTGGAGGACCAGCAGATGGTCGGGTTCGTCGCCCTGCTGCTGGTCGCCGGGCATGTCACCACGACCGCGCTGCTGGGCAACGCCGTGCTGACCTTCGACCGGCACCCCGGCACGGACGCCGCGCTGCGCGCCGACCCCGGACTGCTCCCGTCGGCCATCGAGGAAGTGCTGCGCTGGCTGCCCCCGTTCGCCGAGTTGGGTCGCCGCGTGGCCCGGCCCGTGGTGCTCGGCGGTCACGAACTTCCGGCCGGGTCCATGCTGATCGCCCATCTGGGTGCCGCCAACCGCGACCCGGCCCGCTTCCACGCCCCCGACGTCTTCGATGTGACCCGCCACCCCAATCCTCACCTGACCTTCGGCCACGGCATCCACTTCTGTTTCGGTGCGCCGCTGGCCCGGTTGGAGGCGGTGATCGCTCTGCGCCTGCTGCAGGAACGATTCCGCTCCGTGGCGGTCCCCTCCTACGAGGACATCGTGTACCAGAACCCGGCCGTGATCCTCGGCGTGCGGCACCTGCCCGTCGAGGTCGTCAGGCCGTAGGCCGGACCCGCCCGCACCCTCGCCCGTACCCCGGTCGGCCCGCGCTCACCCGCGGCCGACTGTTCGGACCTGCACATGAGAGCCATCAACGGGAGTCCCTTCTCATGGTGTACAACACTGCCCCGACCCGCAGACGCGCGCCGTTCCCGGAGCGACGGGAGCTGCAGCACCGACTCGACACCCTCGCCCGCCTGCACCGGGTGCCCGGTGCCCAACTGGTGCTGGACAACGGCTCGGAGGTCGTCTCCGTGCACACCGGTACGGCCGACGCCGGCACCGGCGCCCCCTTCGCCGAGGACACCGCCGTCCCGCTGGGGTCTCTCACCAAGCCCTACACGGCCGCGCTCGTGCTGCTCCTCGCCGAGGACGGCGACCTCGACCCGGACGACCCGGTCGCCGAGTACCTCCCCGAACTCCGCGAGCTGCCGCAAGTGACGGTCCGTCACCTGCTCAGCCACACCGGCGGTCTGCCCACCGGTCCCGACTCCGACGCGGCGGCGCGGACCACCGCGGCGCACTACCTGTCGTCGGTGTGCACCGCCCAGGGCGCGCTGTTCGCGCCCGGGACCGACTTCTCCTACTCCAACGCCGGGTACGTCGCCGCCGGGCGGCTGGTGGAGACGGTGACCGGCATGCCGTGGAACGAGGCGATGGACGCCCTGCTCCTCGAACCCCTGGGCACCGTGCCCGCGTTCCTGGGTCCGTCCGCCCCCGCCCGCCCCGTCGCGGCCGGTCACGCCCTCAACACCGCGACGGGCCAGGTCCGCCCCGTCCGGCAGAACCTGGCTCCGCTGGAGGCGCCGGCCGGCGCCCTGCTGGCGAGCGCCGAAGACCTCGCCGCGCTCGGCGGCGCCCTGGTCGGCCGGACCGCGGCGCTGCCGCCGGTGGTCGCCAAGGAGTTGCGCCACGCGGAACTCGCCGCCGACCCGGGGGCGCTCGCCGACGGCTGGGGGCTGGGACTGGCCCTGTTCCGGCAGGGCGAGAAGCTGTGGTGCGGCCACGACGGCAACGCCCAGGGCACCTCGTGCCACCTGCGGGTCGAACCGGACACCGGCACGGTGGTCGCCTTCACGGGCAACGCCGGTGCGGCGACGGCGCTCTGGCGGGACCTCGCCGAGGACCTGGAGCGAATCGCGGGCGTGCGGGTGCCCACCGTGGTCGAGCCCGTCGCAGCGGGCGAGCCGGTGGCGCTGCCCGAGTGCGCGGGCGCCTACGCCAACGGCGGCACCCGGTACCGCGTCGCGCCGGGGCCCGGTGGCTCGCCGGTGCTGTCGGTGGACGGCGACGTGCCGATACCGCTGCGTTGCCACCCCGACCTGTCGTTCGACCTGGTCGACCCGGGGTCCGGCCGTCGGGAGGCCGGGGGGCGGTTCCACCGCGACCCGTGCACCGGTGCGATCGACCGCGTGCAGATAGCGGGGCGCACCGCGCGTCGCACCGGCCACGCCTGAGCCCGCAGCTCCTCAGCTCGTCCGCCTGTCAGCTCGTCAGCCCGTTCAGCCCTTGGTGCCGGAGTACGCGTCGGGCGTGCCCGGCCGCACTCCGCTGCCCGCAAACCGCTCGCGCCGCCTCCTCCCCGCCCGGAAGGACCTCATCTCCATGGCCGACCAGCCCGACCACCTCGTCCCCGCGCCCACCTCGCAGCAGGCCGGTGAAGCCTTCGGGGTGCCCGAGCACGAGGCGTCCCCGGTGGACGGGGGTGCGACGCTCGGCGAGCTGTTCGCCACCTGGGTGGCCCGCACGCCCGACGCGCCCGCGGTGACCGACGGCCGGCGCACCTGGAGCTACCGGGAGCTGGCGGCACGGGTCGACCTGCTGGCCGGGTACCTCGTGCGGCGCGGGGCCGGGCCGGAGCGGACGGTGGCACTGGTCCTGCCGCGCTCGATGGAGCTGATCGCGGCGGAGCTGGCCACCGCGAGGGCGGGCGCCGCCTTCCTGCCGGTCGATCCCGACTACCCCGCCGAGCGGCGCGCTCTCATGCTCGCCGACGCGGCGCCCGCGGTGACCCTGGACGACCCGGGCTTCGTGCGCGCCGTGCTGGACGCGGCGGACGGGGGAGGGGGCGGCCTTCCCCGGCCGGCGGTCGGCGCCGACCACGTCGCGTACGTGATCTACACCTCGGGCTCCACCGGGACACCGAAGGGCGTGGCGGTCACCCATCGCGGCATCGGCGGGTTCACCGCGGCCGCCATCGAGCGGTACGCGGTGCGGGCCGGTGACCGGGTGCTGCAGTTCTCCTCGCCCAGCTTCGACGCCTCCGTCCTGGAGCTCTTCATCTCGGTGCTGTCCGGGGCCACGCTCGTGGTGCCCCCGGGCGGCCCCTGGCTGGGCGACGAACTCGCCGCCGTGCTGGACGAGCACGGCATCACGCACGCCCTGATCCCGCCGGCCGCGCTGGCGACGCTGCCCGCCCCCGCTGCGGGCACCGCCCACCGGCTGCGCACGCTGATCGTCGGGGCCGAGGCCTGCCCGCCCGCGCTCGTCGACCGCTGGGCGCCGGGCCGACGCATGATCAACTCCTATGGTCCGACCGAGGCCACCATCGTCGCCACCTGGACCGGGCCGCTCTCGGCCGGTGCCGGCACACCGACGATCGGCGGGGCCCTGCCGCACACCCGGGTGTACGTGCTGGACGCGGCGATGCGTCCGCAACCGGGTTCCTTGGAAGGCGAGTTGTACATCGGTGGCGAAGCGGTGGCGCGCGGCTACCTGAACCGCGCCGGGCTGACCGCCGCCCGCTTCGTCGCCGACCCGTTCGGCGAACCGGGCGCCCGGCTCTACCGCACCGGCGACCGGGCGCGCTGGAACGCCGACGGAGAACTGGAGTTCCTCGGCCGGCTCGACCGGCAGGTGAAGCTCCGAGGCTTCCGGATCGAACCGGGCGAGATCGAGGCCGCCCTGCGGCGGGACACCGCCGTCGGCGAGGCCGTCGTCATGGTCCGCGAGGACGAGCCGGGCCGCGAACGCCTGGTCGGCTACGTCACCCCGGCCGACCCGGCGCGGGCGCCCGACCCGGCGGAGCTGCGCACGAACCTGGCCGCCGCGCTGCCGGCCCAGCTGGTGCCGTCCGTCGTCGTCGTGCTGGCGGCGATGCCGCTCACCTCGCAGAACAAGATCGACCGGCGAGCGCTGCCCGCGCCCGTCCGCCCGGCGTCCGCCGACCGGGCGGCACCGCTCACCGCGCCGGAGCGCACCCTGGCCGCCATCTGGGCGGACGTGCTGGGCGCCGACACGGTCGGGGCGACGGACGACTTCTTCGAGCTGGGCGGCGACTCGATCCTCGCCGCCCGCACCCTGGCCCGGATCAGGGACGAACTGGGCGTCCGGCTCACCCTGCGGGACGTCTTCACCGCACGCTCCGTGGCGGCCCTGGCCCCGCTGCTGGGCGGGCACCGCGCCGCCGCGCCGCCCGAGCCGATCCCGGCCGCCCCGCGCGGGGTGCCGCTGCCGCTGTCCAACGCCCAGCGACGGCTCTGGTTCCTCGACGACCTCACGGCCGGCGGGACGGAGTACAACACCGGCGTGGCCCTGCGGCTGCACGGCGCACCGGACCCCGAGGCGCTGAGCCGGGCCCTGCGGCGCCTGGTCGCCCGGCACGCCTCGCTGCGCACCACGTTCGACACGGTCGACGGGCAGGGCGTGCAGCGGATCGCGGAGCAGGCCGCCCTGCCGCTGCGCACGGCTGACCTCGGCGAGCTGCCCGTGGTGCGGCGCGCCGAGGCCGCCGAGCGGCTGCTGACCGACGAGCTGAGCCGCCCCTACGACCTGACGGGCGGCCCGCTGGCCCGGGCGCTGCTGGTGCGCCTGGCCCCCGACGAGCACCTGCTGCTGCTGGGGCAGCACCACGTCATCACCGACGGGTGGTCGGTGGGCGTCCTGGTCCGCGAGCTGGCCGCGCTCTACCACGCGGAGGTCTCCGGCGAACCGGACGCGCTGCCCGTGCCGGCTCTCCAGTACCCCGACTTCGCCGTCTGGGAGCAGCGGCGTCAAGGCTCGAACGCGCAGGTCGCGGAGGACGCCGGGAGCCTCGGGTACTGGAAGCGCCACCTGTCCGGGCTGCAGCACCTGCACCTGCCCACCGACCGGCCGCGGCCCGCGGTGCGCACCACCTCCGGCGCCGCACACCGCCACCACCTGCCCGCGGACCTGGTGGCCAGGCTTCGGCACCTCGCCACCGGACGCGGCACGACGGTGTTCACCCTGTTCGCGGGGGCGTCCGCGCTGCTGTTCTCCCGCTACTCGGGACAGCGGGACGTGGCCTTCGGCACCGTCACCAACGGGCGGGAGCGCCGCGAGCTGGAGGATGTGACGGGCTTCTTCGCGAACACGGTCGTGCTGCGCGGTGACGTGGACGAGACGGTCACCGTCGACCGGTTCGTCGAGAACATGCGCACGACCGTGCTGGACGCCTTCGTCCACGCCGGGGTGCCCTTCGACCGGGTGGTCGAGGAGCTGGCCCCGCCCCGGGACCCCAGCCGCACCCCGCTGGTGCAGGTGCTCGTCGTCCAGCAGGCCCCCCTCGACCTGCCGAGCGCCGGCGGCCTGCGCCTCGAAGAACACCCGCTGCCGCGGCCCGCCGCGCGCTTCGACCTGGTCCTGGAGTTCTCCCCGGACGCCGAGGGCGGCTGCGTCCTGACCGTCGAGTACAACACGGACCTCTTCGAGGCCCCGACCGTGGCCCGGATGTCCCGCCACCTGCACCGACTGCTGGCGGCGATGGCGGACGGCCCGCAGCTGCGGCTGGCCGAACTGCCGATGCTCTCGGAGCGGGAGCGGCGCACCCTGATCGACTCGTGGAACCCGCCCGCGCGCACCGGGCCCACCGCCGCGGAGGTCGCCCTGCCCGAGCTGTTCGAGGCGCAGGCGGCCCGCACCCCCGAGCGGACCGCCGTGGTCTGCGACGCGGTGCGACGGGACTACGCCCAGGTGAACCGGCGTGCCAACCGCCTCGCCCGGCTGCTGGTCTCCCGGGGCGCGGGCCCGGAGAAGCTGGTCGCGCTCTGCCTGCCCCGCTCCGCCGAGCTGCCCTCGGCGCTCTGGGCGGTGCTGAAGTCGGGCGCGGGGTACCTTCCGCTGGACCCGGGCTATCCGGCCGAGCGCATCCGGCTGATGCTCGACGACGCCGAGCCGGTGCTCGTCGTCGCCACCCGGCAGACGGCCGCCGCGCTGCCGAAGGGGTGCGAGCCCCTGATCCTCGACGAGTTCGCCGACGCCCCGGGCACGGACGAAGCCGATCTGACGGATGCCGACCGGCTCGGGCCGCTGGCGCCGGACCACCCGGCCTACGTCATCTACACCTCGGGGTCCACCGGCCGCCCCAAGGGTGTGGTGGTCACCCACCGCACGGTCGTCGCGCTCGCCGGCTGGGCGGGGGAGCGGTTCGGTCCGGGCGGCTTGGACCACGTGATCGCCGCCACCTCGCTCAACTTCGACGTGTCGGTCTTCGAACTGCTCTGCCCCCTGCTGGCGGGCGGGAGCGTCGAGGTGGTCGCCGACCTGCCCGCCCTCGCCGACACGCCCGGCCGGCGGCAGGTCGGGCTGGTCAGCGGCGTGCCCTCGGTGATCTCCCGCCTGCTCGCCGGCGGCGGGGCCCCGGTGGAGGCGCGGACCGTCGTGCTGGCCGGTGAGGCCCTCCCGGCCCAGGTGGTGCGCGACCTGCGGGAGGTCATGCCCGGGTGCGAGATCGCCAATCTCTACGGCCCCACCGAGGCCACCGTGTACGCCACCGCCTGGTTCGCGGGCGACGGGCTGCCGGAGCAGGCACCGCCGATCGGCAGGCCGCTCGCGCTGACCCGCGGCTACGTCCTCGACGGCGCGCTGCGCCCGCAGCCTCCGGGCGTGGTCGGCGAGTTGTACCTCGGTGGCGGCGGCCTGGCGCGCGGCTACCTCGGCCGCCCGGGCCTGACCGCCGCCCGGTTCGTGGCCGACCCGTACGGCGCGCCGGGGCAGCGGATGTACCGCACCGGGGACCTGGCCCGCTGGAGCCCCGAGGGTGAGCTGGAGTACGTCGGCCGGATCGACCAGCAGGTCAAGGTCCGCGGCTTCCGGATCGAACTGGGGGAGGTGGAGGAAGCGCTGCGCGGCTGCGAGGGCGTGGCGCAGGCAGCCGCCACCGTCCGCGAGAGCGAGGGCACCCGGCGCCTGGTCGGCTACGTCGTCCCCGTCCCGGGAGGCCGCACGGAGCCCGAAGCCGTACGCCGGGAGCTCGCTCTCACGCTGCCCGACTACCTCGTCCCCTCGGCGGTCCTGGTGCTGGCGACCCTCCCGCTCAACCCCAACGGCAAGCTCGACCGCGGTCGGCTGCCCGCTCCGGGACCGGCCCCGCGCGCGGTGGGCCACGTCGAGCCCCGCTCTCCCAGCGAGCGGGCCTTCGCCGCCATCTGGGCGGACGTCCTCCAGGTGGAGCGGGTCGGCGCGGAGGACAACTTCTTCCAGCTCGGCGGCGACTCCATCCTGAGCATCCAGGTGGTCGCCCGCGCCCGGCAGTCCGGCCTGCCGGTGACCTCCCGGGACGTCTACCAGCACCAGACGGTCGCCGCGCTCGCCCGCTGCGCGGACGCCGCCGACCGGTCACGGCCGACCGGCGCCGCCGTGGTCGCCGCCACCGGCGAGAGCCCCCTGACGCCCATCCAGCACTGGTGGTTCCACGCGGGCGCCGAACGCGTCGGCCATTTCGCCCAGGCGCTGTCCGTCCGGCTGCCCGAGGACCTGGACCCGGCGGCGCTGGAGGACGCGCTGAACGACCTGGTCGCTCACCACGACGCCCTGCGCTCATCGTTCGGGGCCGCCGACGGCGCGGACCCGCGCTGGCGGATCGACGAGCAGACCCGCCGGGTCGCCCTGGCCCGCCACAGCGGCCCGGACACCGACACCCCGCACTTCGGCCCCTTCGACCTGCGCCACGGGCCGCAGCTGCGCGCCGTGCTGCACGAGCGCGGGGCCGGCCGCCCGCCCGTCCTGCACCTGGCCGTGCACCACCTGGTGGTGGACGGCGTCTCCTGGCGGGTGCTGCTGGAGGACCTCGACCGGGCCTACCGGGCCCGCCGCGACGGCGGCGACGGAGCGGCGGCGCTGCCCGCCAAGTCCTCGCCGCTGCGGCAGTGGGCCCAGCGGCTGCACGCGCACGCCGCCGACGGCGGCTTCGACGACGAGCGGGGCTACTGGGCGCGGGCCCTCCCGGACCGCGCGGACCCGCTCCCGGCCGACCTGGCGGGCGCCGACACCTACGCCTCGGCCCGCTCGGTGACCGTGCGCCTGAGCGCCGCCGACACCGCCGTCCTGCTGCGCACCCTGCCCGAGACCTACCGCACCCAGGTCAACGACGTGCTGCTGAGCGCTCTCGGCCGGGTCCTGTGCGGGTGGAGCGGGCAGGACCGGGTGGTGGTCGACGTCGAGGGGCACGGGCGGGAGGAACTCTTCTCCGACCTCGACATCAGCCGTACCGTCGGCTGGTTCACCACCCGGCACCCCGTCGCCCTCGCCGTTCCGGCGCAGGCGGACTGGGACGCGGTCCTCAAGCAGGTCAAGGAGCAGCTGCGGGCCGTTCCCCGGCACGGCCTGGGCCACGACGTGCTTGACCGGCTGGGCCGGATCGGGGCGGCGCAGGGCAGGACGGCGCAGGTCAGCTTCAACTACCTGGGGCGCATCGCGTTCCCGGACGGCCCGGACGGCCTGTACCGGGGCACCTTCCGCCCGCTGGAGCTGGACGCCGACCCCCTGGTCGAGCGCCCGCACGCCCTGGAGGTGGTCGGACGCCTCGACCGTGACGCGCTGGAGTTCAGCTGGTTCTACTCCGACCAGCGGTACCTGCCCTCCACCGTCGAGGCGCTGGCCGGACGGTTCGCCGACACGCTGGCCGACCTCGCCCGGCACGCGGCCCGGCCGGGCGCTGGCGGCCGCACGCCGTCCGACTTCCCGCTCGTCCGGCTCGACCAGGCCGCCGTGGACCGCGTCGTGGGAGCCGAGCCGGGCGCCGTGGAGGACGTCCTGCCGCTGACACCGACCCAGACCGGCATGCTCTTCCACGCCCTCTCCCAGGCCGACAGCGCCGCCTACTTCCAGCAGCTGACCTTCGTCCTGGAGGGCGTACCCGACCCGGACCGGCTGGCCGCGGCCTGGCAGCGGGTGACCGGGCGGAGCGCGGTGCTGCGCGGCCGCGTCCGGTGGCACGACGTGCCCGAGCCGTTGCTGGTGGTCGAACGCCGCGCCCCCGTCCCGGTCACCGGCCTGGACTGGCGCGAGCTGACCGAGGAGGAGCGCCGCGAGCGGCTGGCCGACCTGCTGGACCGCGACCGCGCGACCGGCATCGACCTTGCCCAGGCGCCGCTCCAGCGTCTGGTGCTCGCGCGGGTCTCGGAGACCGGGGTGCGCGTGGTCTGGTCCTTTCACCACCTGATCCTGGACGGCTGGAGCCTGTTCCAGGTGCTGTCGGACGTCTTCGCCTGCCACGCGGCGCTCTGCGCGGCGGGGCCGGACGCTCCGGACGTCCTCGACGGCCTCGACATCCTCGACGTCCCGGACGGGACGGCGCAGCGCCCTCCCTACCGCGACTACCTGGCCTGGCTGCGCGAGCGCGACTGGGACCAGGCCGAGCAGCACTGGCGGGAGCGCCTCGGCGGCCTGACCGAGGCGACGCCGCTGCCCTGGGACCGCGAGCCGCGCGAGAGCCACCACGCGGAGTCCGGCCAGGCCGTGCGGGTGAGCGTGCCCGCGTCCGCCACCCGGGCCCTGGAAGGCTTCGCGAAGACCACCGGCCTCACCCTGAACACCCTGGTCCAGGGCGCCTGGGCGCTGCTGCTGGGGCGTCAGTCAGGCCGTGACGAGGTGGTGTTCGGCACCACGGTGTCCGGCCGGCCGGCCGAGCTGCCCGGCGCCGAGGCGATGACCGGCCTCTTCATCGCGACGCTGCCCACCCGCGCCGCGGTGCCGGCCGTCGGCACGCTGGTCGACTGGCTGCGCCGGCTCCAGTGGGAGCAGAACGAGGACCGGCGCTTCGACTTCGTGCCACTGACCCAAATGCGGACGTTCACCGGCCTTCCCGAGCGGACCGCCCTGTTCGACAGCATCGTCGTCTTCGAGAACTACCCGGTGGACGACGAACTCGCCGCCGCCCACGGCCTGCGCCTGAGCGGCCTGGAGGGTGTCGAGACCACCAACTACCCCTTGAGCCTGGTGGCCTACCCGGGCCCTGAGCTGGCGCTGCGGCTCTGCTACGACCCGGAGCTGTTCGACGCCGCCACGGCTCGGCGGATGGCCGAGTACCTCACCGTCCTGCTGGCGGGTATGCCCGACGGCGCCCAGCGCCCGCCCGCCCGGCTGCCGCTGCTGAGCGCGGAGCGCCGCGCCCAGGTGCTCCACGCCTGGAACGACACCGCCACCGACCTGCCCGAGCGCAGCGTCGCCGAGCTGTTCGCCGAACAGGTGCGCCGCACGCCCGACGCCGTCGCGCTGGAAGCCGGCGACGAGCGACTCAGCTACCGGGAGCTCGACGCCCGCGCCGCCGCCCTGGCGCGCCGGCTGACCGCGCTCGGCGTCCGGGTCGAACGCCCGGTCGGCGTGCTGATGAACCGTTCGGTGTGGCTGATCATCGCCCAACTGGCACTGGTCCGCACCGGCGGGGTGTACGTGCCGCTGGACGGGCGGGCGCCGCGCGAGCGGCTGCGCCGGACGCTGGCCGAGGCCGGCGCCGGGCTGGTGCTCACCGACGCCGACTGGGAGCCGACGGCGCGCGACCTGTGCCCCGGCGACGGCGTCCTGCGCCCGGACGAGCCGACGCACGACGCGGCCGCCGAGGGCCGGCCCGATCAGGACGGTCCGGCGGTCCACCCCGACAACCTCCAGTACCTGATGTTCACCTCCGGCTCGACGGGCACGCCCAAGGGCGTCGCGGTGCGCCAGCGCGATGTCGCCGCGCTCGCCCTGGGCCGTGCCTTCACCGGCCACGACCGGGTGCTCGTGCACTCCCCGCACGCGTTCGACGCCTCCACCTACGAGGTGTGGGTGCCCCTGCTGCGCGGCGGCACGGCCGTGCTGGCCCCTCCGGTGGAACTGGACGCGGCCGTGGTCCGGCGCGCCGTCACCGAGCAGGGCGTGCGCCACCTCTGGCTGACCGCCGGCCTCTTCCGCCT of the Kitasatospora sp. NBC_01246 genome contains:
- a CDS encoding cytochrome P450, which gives rise to MTARQLGSPELLLEEISNRWSDDREAGVVRYEESQGLWQVLDYATVAAVLADPLTYSSDLSSLAPTQEDFEVFRQGNFVGMDPPHHRRLRALVSQAFTPRVVQGLAPRIEALCARLLDAVADQDRFDLVDALAYPLPIIVIAELLGVPADEHRLFQDWASVLFSGDQLGEAPDMADLSRALEAIAPTVREMNGYMLEHIRARRARPGDDLTSRLIAAEVDGVRLEDQQMVGFVALLLVAGHVTTTALLGNAVLTFDRHPGTDAALRADPGLLPSAIEEVLRWLPPFAELGRRVARPVVLGGHELPAGSMLIAHLGAANRDPARFHAPDVFDVTRHPNPHLTFGHGIHFCFGAPLARLEAVIALRLLQERFRSVAVPSYEDIVYQNPAVILGVRHLPVEVVRP
- a CDS encoding serine hydrolase domain-containing protein; the protein is MVYNTAPTRRRAPFPERRELQHRLDTLARLHRVPGAQLVLDNGSEVVSVHTGTADAGTGAPFAEDTAVPLGSLTKPYTAALVLLLAEDGDLDPDDPVAEYLPELRELPQVTVRHLLSHTGGLPTGPDSDAAARTTAAHYLSSVCTAQGALFAPGTDFSYSNAGYVAAGRLVETVTGMPWNEAMDALLLEPLGTVPAFLGPSAPARPVAAGHALNTATGQVRPVRQNLAPLEAPAGALLASAEDLAALGGALVGRTAALPPVVAKELRHAELAADPGALADGWGLGLALFRQGEKLWCGHDGNAQGTSCHLRVEPDTGTVVAFTGNAGAATALWRDLAEDLERIAGVRVPTVVEPVAAGEPVALPECAGAYANGGTRYRVAPGPGGSPVLSVDGDVPIPLRCHPDLSFDLVDPGSGRREAGGRFHRDPCTGAIDRVQIAGRTARRTGHA